From a single Miscanthus floridulus cultivar M001 chromosome 8, ASM1932011v1, whole genome shotgun sequence genomic region:
- the LOC136474021 gene encoding uncharacterized protein produces the protein MRTEMLIRMEGGSEKGHAAKAMKVAAAMQGVESVTLSGKDKSLLRVVGDGVDCNHLTTRLRRKVGHADVVELRTLHGAGNYSGYGSGSRTGSLSRDAAAAYGNGSRGGSYYGGYPYSTTTVDSDYYYGQQQHQPSFQYSYPPPYAAPAAVHYEYYPSATDPNGCSIM, from the exons ATGAGG ACGGAGATGTTGATCCGGATGGAGGGTGGCTCGGAGAAGGGCCACGCCGCCAAGGCGAtgaaggtggcggcggcgatgcAGGGGGTGGAGTCGGTGACGCTGTCGGGGAAGGACAAGAGCCTGCTGCGGGTGGTCGGCGACGGCGTCGACTGCAACCACCTCACCACCCGCCTGCGCCGCAAGGTGGGCCACGCCGACGTCGTCGAGCTGCGCACCCTGCACGGCGCCGGCAACTACTCCGGATACGGGTCCGGGTCCCGGACCGGCAGCCTCTcgcgcgacgccgccgccgcgtaCGGGAACGGGAGCCGAGGAGGGAGCTACTACGGCGGCTACCCCTACTCGACGACCACGGTGGATTCCGACTACTACTACggccagcagcagcaccagccgTCGTTCCAGTACAGCTACCCGCCGCCgtacgccgcgcccgccgccgtgcaCTACGAGTACTACCCGTCCGCTACCGACCCCAACGGCTGCTCCATCATGTAG